A DNA window from Gemmatimonadaceae bacterium contains the following coding sequences:
- a CDS encoding tetratricopeptide repeat protein — protein sequence MKPSVDILIQQAQLADREGRRDDARSMYERALHSLRRAEDGKLASSLLRWIAHSHVADADMEAALDCLEAAIAVAELVGDPGALGYAINIKAIVHQQDGDYERAEALYIDARSHAIDAGETRLAAMTALNLGVISMVRGDHDKTLRYYRTSLAEFRTLGAPKEILKALNNMGMLCTDLERWDDASRAFEEAAQIADAIGDIPARILIEVNRAELDIARGDFQAARSTCELARTLTKQTSDPVGRGEIEKHLGTVARELGELAVSEEHLKRAQEIAVERRDLLLSAETAREHAELCRKQGRHRDALMHLNRGHRIFSQLSAKRDLADIDRRNGRLEKHFLDVVRNWSASIESKDHYTQGHCERVADLACALALRAGLAPRELFWFRIGATVHDVGKLIIPSEVLNKPGKLSPDEWELVKRHPVAGVEMLADMDFPGDVIPMVRSHHERWDGMGYPDQLAGDAIPRAARMLCIADVYDALTSKRSYKGALSHDSAMDIMRSDVGKQFDPELFTQFEDLMKTRAPSMRQRAVVESQPSDRADVKEFAVSGPSDDLTGLLTRRPFVDIANKVLAERGPFATVSLIVIDVDEFKHVNDSHGHLMGDAVLKVVAGTLRELAASTGVIGRYAGDEFVILLPHTSVVEAAEIAERIRCTVRRNAVPLRERSGSISVSLSIGVAGARADHHEFDGLFEAADRALYEAKRRGRDTVVTSDESEESAKEPKVNLKQFVGREEELDRLIRMLDTCLEHGPQLVSVVGEAGVGKSTLIKRLSAEVRMRAGSLVSGRCSEADAKPPYAPWAEVISAVHQLGAVGETDWRELPRLVPALGGTASQPSGNKYTLFDEIVAYLRLAATARPFVILLDDMQWSDSATWDVLEHVMSQLQHERMLVCLTMRTEDIRGDALSRRNRLLRDERFHEIPLPRLTELELQQWLSGVFGGEASGDLLNYLRRNSEGNPLLATQLVRMLLDDGSVRYDHGRWSIRAERSELPQALTGLMDRRLERLSPGTRGILNTAAVIGRVFDVDLAMAAGAGDEDAVLDALDEGIEHAVVEPWQEASGSHFSFTHALLVDAVRRTINPRRLARIHERVAEAMELRSPDNVAEIAMHYDRAGNAKKAYAHAMAAGSGSLSMYANAEARRFFEIAERTASDPEQRARALHRLAEVAETEGRYTLTEEFCDRAIAGLADRPDDHFTLGLRRMRERTRGLQGQPADETIVACRDLLGTARQLGDRSEEAALLNMISQYQGRLGQSREAEEVAREAVTAAEQADDGRLLAEALQRLGTSMVDRRTREAAEFYQRALSLFKSAGDRRGEASCNINIGIIHQRAGEVGAAEAAYDRALEAAINAHDTDKAGLASLNLGVLYLRRGQRELASERLDEALARFTESSNESLRLATLYNMAHLARESEDWRTASAIYDQVMAVAERIGQPDVQLGARAGQALAALSVGSRSVAEDAMKWIRANVEPRPDWWFQGRDMVDALRIRLAAERGDDAHAMRLLHEAVAIAGKHDPYVAAYLVAECGPSLRRSSEALTVLIDQISPEVDALGFAGVAQRLAMLRAMSVGASAAA from the coding sequence ATGAAGCCCTCGGTCGACATCCTGATTCAGCAGGCGCAACTCGCGGATCGCGAGGGCCGCCGCGACGACGCGCGCTCGATGTACGAGCGGGCGCTGCACTCCCTGCGCCGCGCGGAGGACGGCAAGCTTGCGTCTTCGCTGCTGCGTTGGATCGCGCACTCGCACGTCGCCGACGCCGACATGGAGGCGGCGCTCGACTGCCTCGAGGCCGCGATCGCCGTGGCCGAGCTGGTCGGCGATCCCGGCGCGCTGGGCTACGCCATCAACATCAAAGCGATCGTTCACCAGCAGGACGGCGACTACGAGCGCGCCGAAGCGCTGTACATCGATGCGCGCTCGCACGCGATCGACGCCGGAGAAACGCGCCTCGCGGCGATGACCGCGCTCAACCTCGGCGTGATCTCCATGGTGCGCGGCGATCACGACAAGACGCTGCGCTATTATCGAACGAGCCTCGCGGAGTTCCGCACGCTCGGCGCGCCGAAGGAGATCCTCAAGGCCCTGAACAACATGGGCATGTTGTGCACGGATCTCGAGCGGTGGGATGATGCGTCGCGCGCCTTCGAGGAAGCGGCGCAGATCGCCGACGCCATCGGCGACATTCCGGCGCGCATCCTCATCGAAGTGAATCGCGCGGAGCTGGATATCGCGCGCGGCGATTTCCAGGCGGCGCGTTCTACCTGCGAGCTCGCCCGCACACTCACGAAGCAGACGAGCGATCCGGTCGGTCGCGGCGAGATCGAGAAGCACCTGGGCACCGTCGCGCGCGAGCTCGGCGAGCTCGCCGTGTCCGAAGAGCATCTCAAGCGCGCGCAGGAGATCGCCGTCGAACGCCGCGATCTGCTGCTGTCGGCGGAAACAGCGCGCGAGCATGCGGAGCTCTGTCGCAAGCAGGGGCGGCATCGCGACGCGCTGATGCACCTCAATCGCGGCCACCGCATCTTCAGCCAGTTGAGCGCCAAGCGCGACCTGGCCGACATCGATCGCCGCAACGGCCGTCTGGAGAAGCACTTCCTGGACGTGGTGCGCAACTGGTCGGCGTCGATCGAATCCAAGGACCACTACACGCAGGGTCACTGCGAGCGCGTGGCCGATCTGGCGTGCGCGCTGGCGTTGCGTGCCGGCCTGGCGCCGCGCGAGCTGTTCTGGTTCCGCATCGGCGCCACGGTCCACGACGTCGGCAAGCTGATCATCCCATCAGAAGTCTTGAACAAACCGGGCAAGCTCTCGCCGGACGAATGGGAGCTGGTCAAGCGGCACCCCGTCGCCGGCGTCGAAATGCTCGCCGACATGGACTTTCCGGGCGACGTCATTCCGATGGTGCGGTCGCATCACGAGCGGTGGGATGGCATGGGGTATCCCGACCAGCTCGCGGGCGATGCGATTCCGCGCGCCGCGCGCATGCTGTGCATCGCGGACGTCTACGACGCGCTGACCTCGAAGCGATCGTACAAGGGCGCGCTGTCGCACGACTCGGCGATGGACATCATGCGCTCCGACGTCGGCAAGCAGTTCGATCCCGAGCTGTTCACGCAATTCGAAGATCTCATGAAGACGCGCGCGCCTTCCATGCGCCAGCGCGCGGTCGTCGAATCGCAGCCGTCCGATCGCGCGGACGTCAAGGAATTCGCGGTCTCCGGTCCGAGCGACGACCTTACCGGTCTCCTCACCCGCCGGCCGTTCGTCGACATCGCGAACAAGGTGCTCGCCGAGCGCGGGCCGTTCGCCACGGTGTCGCTGATCGTCATCGACGTCGACGAATTCAAGCATGTGAATGACTCGCATGGCCACTTGATGGGCGATGCGGTGCTCAAAGTCGTCGCCGGTACGTTGCGCGAGCTCGCCGCGTCGACGGGTGTCATCGGCCGCTACGCCGGTGACGAATTCGTCATTCTGCTGCCTCACACGTCGGTTGTCGAAGCGGCGGAGATCGCCGAACGCATCCGCTGCACGGTGCGCCGCAACGCGGTGCCGTTGCGCGAGCGGTCGGGGTCGATCTCCGTATCGCTCTCGATCGGCGTCGCGGGCGCGCGGGCGGACCATCACGAGTTCGACGGGCTGTTCGAGGCCGCCGACCGCGCGTTGTACGAAGCGAAGCGCCGCGGCCGCGACACGGTCGTCACCTCCGACGAGAGTGAAGAGTCGGCGAAGGAACCCAAGGTCAACCTCAAGCAGTTCGTCGGGCGTGAAGAGGAGCTGGACCGGCTCATTCGCATGCTCGACACCTGTCTGGAGCACGGACCGCAGCTCGTCTCGGTGGTCGGCGAAGCGGGCGTCGGAAAATCGACGCTCATCAAGCGCCTGTCGGCCGAGGTGCGCATGCGGGCGGGATCGCTCGTGTCGGGCCGCTGCAGCGAAGCAGACGCGAAGCCACCGTACGCGCCGTGGGCCGAAGTCATTTCCGCGGTTCACCAACTTGGCGCGGTCGGCGAAACGGACTGGCGCGAGCTGCCGCGACTTGTTCCCGCGCTCGGCGGCACCGCGTCGCAACCATCAGGCAACAAGTACACGCTGTTCGACGAAATTGTCGCGTATCTGCGCCTTGCGGCGACGGCGCGTCCGTTCGTCATCCTGCTCGACGACATGCAGTGGTCGGACTCGGCGACGTGGGACGTCCTCGAGCACGTGATGTCGCAGCTCCAGCACGAGCGCATGCTGGTCTGCCTGACGATGCGCACCGAGGACATTCGCGGCGATGCGCTGTCGCGCCGCAATCGCCTGCTGCGCGACGAGCGCTTCCACGAAATTCCGTTGCCGCGCCTGACGGAGCTCGAGCTTCAGCAGTGGCTGTCGGGCGTGTTCGGCGGCGAAGCGAGCGGCGACCTCCTCAACTATCTGCGCCGCAACTCGGAAGGGAATCCGCTGCTCGCGACGCAGCTCGTGCGCATGCTGCTCGACGACGGATCGGTGCGCTACGATCACGGCCGTTGGAGCATTCGTGCCGAGCGCAGTGAGCTGCCGCAGGCGCTCACGGGGCTCATGGATCGGCGCCTCGAGCGCCTCTCGCCGGGAACGCGCGGCATCCTCAATACGGCGGCGGTCATCGGTCGCGTCTTCGACGTCGATCTCGCGATGGCCGCCGGCGCCGGCGACGAAGACGCCGTGCTCGACGCGCTCGACGAGGGTATCGAACACGCGGTCGTCGAGCCGTGGCAGGAAGCGTCCGGCAGCCACTTCTCGTTCACGCACGCGCTGCTCGTCGACGCCGTGCGGCGGACGATCAATCCGCGGCGTCTTGCACGCATTCACGAGCGCGTCGCCGAAGCGATGGAGCTGCGTTCGCCCGACAACGTGGCCGAGATCGCGATGCACTACGACCGGGCCGGCAACGCGAAGAAGGCGTACGCGCACGCGATGGCCGCCGGCAGTGGATCGCTGTCGATGTACGCGAATGCGGAGGCGCGCCGGTTCTTCGAGATCGCCGAACGCACCGCGAGTGATCCGGAGCAACGCGCTCGCGCACTGCATCGCCTGGCCGAAGTCGCCGAAACGGAAGGCCGGTATACGCTGACCGAAGAGTTCTGCGATCGCGCGATCGCCGGTCTCGCCGACCGGCCGGACGATCACTTCACGCTCGGCCTCCGCCGCATGCGCGAGCGAACGCGTGGTCTTCAGGGGCAGCCGGCCGACGAGACGATCGTCGCGTGCCGCGACTTGCTGGGAACCGCGCGGCAGCTCGGCGACCGTTCGGAAGAGGCCGCGCTGCTCAACATGATCTCGCAGTACCAGGGTCGTCTTGGCCAGTCGCGCGAGGCGGAAGAAGTCGCGCGTGAAGCCGTGACGGCCGCCGAGCAGGCGGACGACGGGCGGCTCCTCGCCGAAGCGCTGCAGCGTCTGGGCACGTCGATGGTCGACCGCCGCACGCGCGAAGCCGCCGAATTCTACCAGCGCGCGCTGTCGCTGTTCAAATCGGCCGGCGACCGGCGCGGTGAAGCAAGTTGTAATATCAATATTGGAATCATCCATCAACGCGCCGGCGAAGTGGGCGCGGCGGAAGCAGCGTACGATCGGGCGCTCGAAGCCGCGATCAACGCGCACGATACCGACAAGGCCGGCTTGGCCTCGCTCAACCTCGGCGTGCTGTATCTGCGCCGCGGCCAACGCGAGCTCGCCAGCGAGCGCCTGGACGAAGCGCTGGCGCGCTTTACCGAATCGTCGAACGAATCACTGCGACTGGCGACGCTCTACAACATGGCCCACCTGGCCCGCGAGAGCGAAGACTGGCGCACGGCGTCGGCGATCTACGATCAGGTCATGGCGGTGGCGGAACGCATCGGCCAGCCGGATGTGCAGCTCGGTGCGCGTGCGGGACAAGCGCTCGCCGCACTGTCGGTTGGCTCGCGCTCGGTCGCCGAAGACGCGATGAAGTGGATTCGCGCGAACGTCGAGCCGCGGCCCGACTGGTGGTTCCAGGGCCGCGACATGGTCGACGCGCTGCGCATTCGCCTGGCCGCGGAGCGCGGTGACGACGCGCACGCCATGCGTCTCTTGCACGAAGCCGTGGCGATCGCGGGCAAGCACGATCCGTACGTTGCCGCGTATCTCGTGGCCGAGTGCGGTCCGTCACTGCGCCGATCGAGCGAAGCGCTGACCGTACTCATCGATCAAATCAGTCCCGAAGTCGACGCACTTGGTTTCGCGGGCGTCGCACAACGTCTTGCGATGTTGCGCGCGATGTCCGTCGGCGCGTCGGCCGCCGCGTAA
- a CDS encoding sigma 54-interacting transcriptional regulator, with product MTAPSAQRQPAGREESGLEFSAIVAESAGMRHALHMAKRVATTPLRAILLNGEAGTGKELVARCIHNAGLNANAPFVSINCASIPAPLLDVELFGTPLTRHETNRKLGVLELTGRGTVFLDEVGEMPLGLQDRLLRTLEEYSISRFGLGGTEGTVHCRVIAASKTRLEERVGAGSFREELLARLAVLRIELPPLRERDDDVRVIADHMLAEASRLQGVPRRQLGLDAIAVLRAHRWPGNVRELKHVIERAMVVCEGPLIGAEHLVINQRRAGAGAVRGATTFGEIRIPADGKRLRDIEREALELTLQLTDYNQSAAARILCISRPTLARKLRAYGLKADRVE from the coding sequence ATGACCGCACCTTCCGCACAGCGCCAGCCTGCTGGCCGCGAGGAAAGTGGGCTCGAGTTCTCGGCGATCGTCGCCGAGAGCGCGGGGATGCGTCATGCGCTCCACATGGCGAAGCGCGTTGCGACCACGCCCTTGCGCGCCATCCTCCTCAATGGTGAGGCGGGCACCGGCAAAGAGCTCGTTGCGCGCTGCATTCACAACGCGGGTCTGAACGCCAACGCGCCGTTCGTGTCGATCAACTGCGCGTCCATTCCGGCGCCGCTGCTCGATGTGGAACTGTTCGGGACGCCGCTCACGCGGCACGAGACGAACCGCAAGCTCGGCGTGCTCGAGTTGACGGGGCGCGGCACCGTGTTCCTCGACGAAGTCGGCGAAATGCCGCTCGGGCTGCAGGATCGCTTGCTGCGCACGCTCGAGGAATACAGCATCTCGCGCTTCGGTCTGGGCGGCACGGAAGGCACGGTGCACTGCCGCGTCATCGCGGCGAGCAAGACGCGCCTGGAAGAGCGCGTCGGCGCCGGCTCGTTCCGCGAAGAACTGCTCGCGCGATTGGCGGTGCTCCGCATCGAGCTGCCGCCGCTGCGCGAGCGCGATGACGACGTCCGCGTGATCGCCGATCACATGCTCGCCGAAGCGTCGCGCCTGCAGGGCGTGCCGCGGCGTCAGTTGGGCCTCGACGCCATCGCCGTGCTCCGCGCACATCGCTGGCCCGGCAATGTGCGCGAGCTCAAGCACGTCATCGAACGCGCCATGGTCGTTTGCGAGGGCCCGCTCATCGGCGCCGAGCATCTGGTCATCAACCAGCGTCGTGCGGGCGCCGGCGCGGTGCGCGGTGCGACGACGTTCGGCGAGATTCGTATTCCCGCCGACGGCAAGCGCCTACGCGACATCGAGCGCGAAGCGTTGGAGCTCACGCTGCAGCTGACGGACTACAACCAGAGCGCGGCCGCGCGAATTCTCTGCATCTCGCGCCCGACCTTGGCGAGAAAGCTGCGGGCGTACGGGCTGAAGGCCGATCGGGTGGAGTAG
- a CDS encoding agmatine deiminase family protein: protein MTRFPAEWEPHAATWIAWPHHEPDWPGKLGPIPWVYAEIARVLAEYERVEVLCHDESVRENARTTLEAHGVRDNYRLHVVPNDRVWLRDSGPTGVIGDDGQVSLVNWAFNAWAKYPNYQRDERVGAAFAGITGLPLVQPTRPDNGERVVLEGGGIETNGEGILLVTEEWLLSDVQVRNPGLSREGYEEVFRDALGIRQTIWLGEGCVGDDTHGHVDDIARFTAPGVVVLAYEQDPADDENHRRSIDNWDRLQLSGGDRGTLRVVKLPYPRPVMMNGERLPASYANFYIANGVVIVPTFNDRNDRVALNILSELFPDRHVIGIHAVDLVWGFGTLHCLTQQQPAG from the coding sequence TTGACCCGCTTCCCCGCCGAGTGGGAGCCCCACGCCGCGACGTGGATTGCGTGGCCGCACCACGAGCCTGATTGGCCCGGAAAGCTTGGGCCCATTCCGTGGGTGTACGCCGAGATCGCGCGGGTGCTCGCCGAGTATGAGCGCGTCGAGGTTCTGTGTCACGACGAGAGCGTGCGCGAGAACGCGCGGACGACGCTCGAGGCGCACGGCGTTCGCGACAACTACCGGCTGCACGTCGTCCCGAACGATCGTGTGTGGCTCCGCGACTCGGGACCAACAGGCGTGATCGGCGACGACGGCCAGGTGTCGCTCGTGAACTGGGCGTTCAATGCCTGGGCGAAGTATCCGAACTACCAGCGCGACGAACGCGTCGGCGCCGCGTTCGCCGGCATCACGGGACTTCCGCTCGTTCAGCCCACGCGTCCCGACAACGGCGAGCGTGTCGTGCTCGAGGGCGGCGGCATCGAGACGAACGGCGAAGGCATTCTGCTCGTGACGGAAGAGTGGCTGCTGTCCGACGTGCAGGTGCGCAATCCCGGATTGTCGCGCGAAGGATATGAAGAAGTCTTTCGCGACGCACTCGGCATTCGCCAGACAATTTGGCTCGGCGAAGGCTGCGTCGGCGACGACACGCACGGCCACGTTGACGACATCGCGCGGTTCACTGCGCCGGGCGTCGTCGTTCTTGCGTACGAACAGGATCCGGCGGATGACGAGAATCATCGCCGCTCGATCGACAACTGGGATCGGCTGCAGTTGTCGGGCGGCGATCGCGGTACGTTGCGCGTCGTAAAGCTCCCGTATCCGCGGCCAGTCATGATGAACGGGGAGCGGTTGCCGGCGAGTTATGCGAACTTCTACATCGCGAACGGTGTCGTGATCGTGCCGACGTTCAACGATCGCAACGATCGCGTGGCGCTGAACATTCTGTCCGAGTTATTTCCGGACCGTCACGTGATCGGAATTCACGCGGTGGATCTCGTGTGGGGATTTGGCACGCTGCACTGCTTGACGCAGCAGCAGCCGGCGGGATAA
- a CDS encoding carbon-nitrogen hydrolase, producing MTHAPFTVGIIQDSASDDTAATVAATVERVREAASRGAQIVCLKELFNAPYFCKSQQCERFDLAESIPGPTTDRMQSLAKELGIVLIVPIFEKQARGVYRNSAAIIDADGSLLGVYRKMHIPDDPLFNEKYYFVPGDATTDDRIDAIGNVAKQASGFRVWKTKFANIGVLICWDQWYPEAARITSLLGADILFYPTAIGWHPAEKAEFGQAQVEAWRTMQRAHAIANGVFVASPNRVGHEDEPGTRGIEFFGHSFIADPFGRLLADAPNTNTEILIAMCDPRLIEDTRRNWPFLRDRRIDAYAPILSRYLGA from the coding sequence ATGACTCACGCGCCTTTCACCGTCGGCATCATTCAGGATTCGGCAAGCGACGACACCGCCGCCACTGTGGCGGCGACGGTCGAGCGCGTGCGCGAGGCCGCGTCGCGCGGCGCGCAGATCGTCTGCCTGAAGGAGCTGTTCAACGCGCCGTACTTCTGCAAGTCGCAGCAGTGCGAGCGCTTCGATCTGGCGGAGTCGATTCCGGGCCCGACGACGGACAGGATGCAGTCGTTGGCGAAGGAGCTGGGCATCGTGCTCATCGTGCCGATCTTCGAGAAGCAGGCGCGCGGCGTGTATCGGAACTCGGCGGCGATCATCGACGCCGACGGCTCGCTGCTCGGGGTCTATCGCAAGATGCACATCCCCGACGATCCGCTCTTCAACGAGAAGTACTATTTCGTGCCTGGGGACGCGACGACGGATGACCGCATCGACGCGATCGGCAACGTGGCGAAACAGGCGAGTGGCTTTCGAGTTTGGAAAACAAAGTTTGCTAATATCGGCGTGCTGATCTGCTGGGATCAGTGGTATCCGGAGGCGGCGCGCATCACGTCGCTCCTGGGCGCCGACATCCTCTTCTATCCCACGGCGATCGGTTGGCATCCCGCCGAGAAGGCGGAATTCGGCCAGGCCCAGGTGGAGGCGTGGCGGACGATGCAGCGCGCGCACGCCATCGCGAACGGCGTGTTCGTGGCGTCGCCGAATCGCGTCGGGCACGAAGACGAGCCGGGCACCAGGGGCATCGAGTTCTTCGGGCATTCGTTCATCGCCGATCCGTTCGGTCGTCTGCTGGCCGACGCGCCGAACACGAATACCGAAATACTCATTGCCATGTGCGATCCGCGGCTGATCGAGGACACACGGCGCAACTGGCCGTTCCTGCGCGATCGCCGCATTGACGCCTACGCGCCGATTCTCAGTCGCTATCTCGGCGCGTAG
- a CDS encoding DUF4147 domain-containing protein, with protein MRPTAGGGGHRISDDVAARPALTGRELLLELYDSAIVAAAPGPATTRAMDALKIDRASRVWIFAFGKAAHPMAAAAVSSLRKSLHSIVGGVVVSPDVRPSPYPTLVSLRGDHPVPSRHSFAAAAKIAEVTPGRRGNDVAIVLISGGASSVIGGPLRGMNDADLVTLYELLLGSGLDIASMNMVRKRFSRWGGGRLALALAPAATHCLAMSDVADDDLGVIGSGPCSPDSATVKDVTTVLQRANLFNRIPQTHRDYLIAVGRGTIPETPTKSHPAFAHVTARVIGSTRLAVDGAAAAAKERGLDVEVMPSRLSGEAARAGESIARHALGGDARSSGPACWIWGGETTVTLGNGASTSGGGRCQELALAAARVLADAGERAANLSILAAGTDGRDGATDAAGAVVDGTTWRAIAGAGRDPAQALAAHESHAALRAAGAVIARRETGTNVNDVVIALRN; from the coding sequence GTGCGGCCGACGGCGGGGGGAGGGGGACATCGCATTAGCGACGACGTCGCCGCCCGGCCGGCGCTCACCGGCCGGGAGCTGTTATTAGAATTATATGATAGCGCGATCGTCGCGGCGGCACCCGGGCCCGCGACGACGCGCGCCATGGACGCGCTGAAGATCGACCGCGCGAGCCGTGTGTGGATCTTCGCCTTCGGCAAGGCCGCGCACCCGATGGCCGCCGCGGCGGTGAGCTCGCTCCGCAAATCGCTGCATTCGATCGTCGGCGGCGTCGTCGTCTCGCCCGACGTGCGGCCTTCGCCGTATCCGACGCTCGTGTCGTTGCGCGGCGATCATCCGGTACCGAGCCGCCACTCGTTCGCGGCCGCGGCGAAGATCGCTGAAGTGACGCCCGGCCGGCGGGGAAACGACGTCGCGATCGTGCTGATCTCCGGCGGCGCGTCGAGTGTCATCGGCGGACCGCTGCGCGGCATGAACGACGCGGATCTCGTCACGCTCTACGAACTGCTGCTCGGCTCGGGGCTCGACATCGCGTCGATGAACATGGTGCGCAAACGATTCTCGCGCTGGGGCGGCGGACGCCTGGCGCTGGCGCTCGCGCCGGCGGCGACGCATTGCCTGGCGATGTCCGACGTTGCCGACGACGACCTCGGCGTGATCGGATCTGGTCCGTGCTCGCCGGATTCCGCGACCGTAAAGGACGTGACGACGGTGCTGCAACGCGCGAATCTGTTCAATCGCATTCCGCAGACGCATCGCGATTATCTCATCGCGGTGGGGCGTGGGACGATTCCCGAAACGCCAACCAAGTCGCATCCGGCGTTCGCGCACGTCACGGCGCGGGTGATCGGCAGTACGCGTCTGGCCGTCGACGGCGCGGCGGCGGCGGCGAAAGAGCGAGGCCTCGACGTCGAGGTGATGCCGTCGCGACTCTCCGGGGAAGCCGCGCGCGCGGGTGAATCGATCGCGCGTCACGCGCTCGGCGGCGACGCGCGATCGAGTGGACCGGCGTGCTGGATCTGGGGCGGCGAGACGACCGTCACACTCGGCAACGGTGCATCGACGAGCGGAGGCGGACGGTGTCAGGAGCTCGCGCTCGCCGCGGCACGCGTGCTGGCCGACGCGGGCGAACGCGCCGCGAACCTTTCTATTCTTGCCGCCGGCACTGACGGACGCGACGGTGCGACCGACGCCGCGGGCGCCGTCGTCGACGGGACGACGTGGCGTGCGATCGCCGGCGCCGGCCGCGATCCGGCGCAAGCGCTTGCCGCGCACGAATCGCATGCGGCGTTGCGCGCCGCCGGCGCGGTCATCGCACGCCGAGAGACCGGCACCAACGTGAACGACGTGGTGATTGCACTGCGCAATTAG
- a CDS encoding redoxin domain-containing protein produces the protein MEAYRDQYATLFNAGKKVVVIGISMDPDTALANWAHESGFPNLFVSDPDQTVAKQYGSADSDRGDTRNVFIIGPDGRIASRMMRFNVLSADAYTELGKDVAATLKGAADGGGRGTSH, from the coding sequence ATGGAGGCGTACCGTGATCAGTACGCCACGCTCTTCAATGCCGGCAAGAAAGTCGTCGTGATCGGCATCAGCATGGACCCCGATACCGCGCTCGCCAACTGGGCGCATGAATCGGGCTTTCCGAATTTGTTCGTCAGCGATCCGGACCAGACCGTCGCGAAGCAGTACGGTTCGGCCGACAGCGATCGAGGCGATACGAGAAACGTGTTCATCATCGGTCCCGATGGTCGCATCGCCAGCCGGATGATGCGCTTCAACGTGCTCTCGGCGGATGCCTACACGGAGCTCGGTAAGGACGTCGCGGCCACCCTCAAGGGTGCGGCCGACGGCGGGGGGAGGGGGACATCGCATTAG